The bacterium nucleotide sequence GCGCGATATGGCCATTATGGAACTTTTGTACTCCAGTGGCCTGCGTGTAAGTGAGCTTGTGGCACTCGATTTAGAGAGTATCGATTTTTCTGGCCGCTTGGTACGGGTGTTGGGCAAAGGTAAAAAAGAACGGATTGTGCCAATTGGTGAAAAAGCCGTTAGCCGTTTGATTGAATATTTACCTTTTAGGGAAGAAATGCTGAAGTCTACCCAGGCCAATGATGTAAAACCTGTGTTTTTAAACTGGAGAAGCGAGCGCTTATCGGTACGCAGCATTCAGCGCCTGGTGCGTGATATCATCCAGAAAAGTGGGATTGGTAAAACGGTATCGCCGCACGTGTTGCGCCATACCTTTGCCACACATTTATTAAATCAGGGTGCTGATTTACGAAGCATTCAGGAGCTGCTAGGGCATTCAAGCTTATCGACCACGCAGAAATACACGCATTTAAATCTCGATCAGCTGATGAAAGTTTACGATCAGTCTCACCCTAAAGCTTAACTTTATATAATTAGGTATAAGCATATGAAAGAAAAGATAAGATCAACAACAATATTAGCTGTTAAACAAGCTGGAAAAGTAGCGATTGGTGGGGATGGGCAGGTAAGTCTTGGTAATACTGTTATTAAGTCGAACGCCCAAAAAATCCGCAAGATGCGTGAAGGTAAAGTGATTACCGGTTTTGCGGGCTCTACCGCCGATGCCTTTACCTTATTCGAAAAATTTGAAGCCAAGCTAGGCGAGCATAACGGTAACCTTACTAAAGCTGCTGTTGAGTTAGCTAAAGACTGGAGAACCGACCGCATGTTGCGTCGTTTGGAAGCTCTTTTGATTGTTGCCGACAAAGATCATATTTACACTTTATCGGGAAATGGCGATGTGATTGAACCGGATGATGGTATTTGTGCCATTGGCTCGGGTGGTTCTTATGCTATGTCCAGTGCCAGGGCCTTGATGCGTAATACCAGCTTATCGGCCAAAGAAATTGTAGAAAAATCTCTCCATATTGCGGGCGAGATTTGTATTTATACCAACGAAAATATTATTGTGGAAGAACTATAGTATGAGCGAAACCACCATTAAAAATTTTACTCCGCGCGAGATTGTTTCCGAGCTCGATCGTTACATTGTAGGCCAGGCCGAAGCCAAGCGGGCAGTATCCATTGCCATGCGTAATCGTTGGAGACGTTTGCATGTAGAGCCCGATCTTAAAGACGAAATTGCACCCAAGAATATCATCATGATTGGGCCTACCGGCGTGGGAAAAACTGAAATCGCCCGGCGTTTATCCAAGCTTGCTAATGCGCCTTTTATTAAAGTGGAAGCCTCAAAGTTTACCGAAGTGGGTTATGTGGGTAAAGATGTGGAATCGATGATACGCGAGTTGATGGATATTGCTATCAACATCGTGAAGGCCGAAGAAGAAGCCAAGGTACTTGTTAAGGCTGATGAGAATGCCGAAGAACGGATTTTGGATTTGTTACTGCCTAAAAAGGAAAAGAAAACCAAAACGATTCCGGCTGATCCTTTTGGAGATCATTTTGTGGAGGTTAAACCCGAAGCCGAAATTGAAACTGAAGAAGAATCAACCGATGCCACACGCGAAAAGTTACGTCAAATGTTGCGGGCGGGTAAGCTTGATAGTCGTTTGGTGGATGTTAATACCGAGCCCCCGCAAAAGCCCATGGGCATACCCATGATTGAAGTGATTTCCACCGGTGGCAGCATGGATGATATTAGCCGTAGTGTTAAAGACATGTTTGGGTCTTTTATGCCCAAGGGGAAAAAATCGAAAAAAGCCAAAGTGCCCGAAGCGTTAAAGCTGATTAAAGAAGAAGAAGCGCAGAAGCTGCTTGATATGGATGAAATTACCAAGCTGGCCATCGAGCGCACCGAGCAATCGGGTATTGTGTTTATTGAC carries:
- the xerC gene encoding tyrosine recombinase XerC: MATLLNNSSETALFSIEPHLHAFGESLTLEKGSSSHTIKNYLHDLEEFVAYLKKFQPETMDGDSIKLSHINPLILRSFVSVLFQKNKPTSIARKLSSLRTFFGYWVKKGALSQNPARAIHSPKIPKKLPNFLDIDEMLGVLNKPSEENFRSKRDMAIMELLYSSGLRVSELVALDLESIDFSGRLVRVLGKGKKERIVPIGEKAVSRLIEYLPFREEMLKSTQANDVKPVFLNWRSERLSVRSIQRLVRDIIQKSGIGKTVSPHVLRHTFATHLLNQGADLRSIQELLGHSSLSTTQKYTHLNLDQLMKVYDQSHPKA
- the hslU gene encoding ATP-dependent protease ATPase subunit HslU yields the protein MSETTIKNFTPREIVSELDRYIVGQAEAKRAVSIAMRNRWRRLHVEPDLKDEIAPKNIIMIGPTGVGKTEIARRLSKLANAPFIKVEASKFTEVGYVGKDVESMIRELMDIAINIVKAEEEAKVLVKADENAEERILDLLLPKKEKKTKTIPADPFGDHFVEVKPEAEIETEEESTDATREKLRQMLRAGKLDSRLVDVNTEPPQKPMGIPMIEVISTGGSMDDISRSVKDMFGSFMPKGKKSKKAKVPEALKLIKEEEAQKLLDMDEITKLAIERTEQSGIVFIDEIDKISGREKGGGHGPDISREGVQRDILPIVEGSRVTTKYGVVKTDHILFIAAGAFHVSKPSDLIPELQGRFPIRVELNSLTKEDFLRILTEPTNSLVKQYKALLATEEIDLVFEDSAIEGIAEYATVANEQMENIGARRLHTILERILDEISFTAPEKTGQKFTVDRTYVKKCLDDVVKNQDLSKYIL
- the hslV gene encoding ATP-dependent protease subunit HslV, whose amino-acid sequence is MKEKIRSTTILAVKQAGKVAIGGDGQVSLGNTVIKSNAQKIRKMREGKVITGFAGSTADAFTLFEKFEAKLGEHNGNLTKAAVELAKDWRTDRMLRRLEALLIVADKDHIYTLSGNGDVIEPDDGICAIGSGGSYAMSSARALMRNTSLSAKEIVEKSLHIAGEICIYTNENIIVEEL